The genomic segment ACTAATAATAAATATGGATGAGTTGCATTGTTTATCCGTGTATTCCAATTCTTAATTAATAACGTACAGTCGGGAGGAGATGTGCAAGCAGACGAGAACATAAGCAGGTTTTTATCTTCTTCTTCACCCCTGCCTGCTTCTACTATCTCTGCAATCTCCAGCATAAAACTCTTACCCAAGCCTAGTGAGGTAAACGGAGATCATATACACAAAATTTGCAATGAATTCATCAATTATCCATACAGCTACCAATCCATCTTCTCCAAGCACCACAACTCTTCTTCCACCCCACTTTATCTGCACGCCCTTCCCCCTTCGCCAGTGCAAAACCCATTTCCGCCGCCGCCGCTACAGAATATGCGTCACCCGCTCTTCTTCCCAACCCCCAGTCACCGTAGTCAAGCCTGATGTTTTTGGAGACAAGAGGGAGCTGACGGGCGTCCAGTCTCTCGTGGAGGCTATGTCGCCACCCATCCGAATTGCCAGTTCCGCACTTATCTTTGCCGCTGCCGTTGCCGCTGGATATGGCCTTGGGATCAGGTTTGGTGGGTCACGCAATTCCGGGATAGGTGGGGCTGTGGTTCTTGGGGCAGCTGGAGCTGGGGCTGCTTTTGCGCTGAATTCCTGTGTGCCAGAAGTCGCGGCTGCTAGTTTGCACAATTACGTTGTGGGTTGTGATGATCCTGGGGCTCTGAAGAAGGAAGATGTTGAAGCCATAGCAAACAAGTACTCTAATTTTACTGCACAGCATGTTGTTgttttcataaatttttatctgATGGTTGGCTGATTAATTTTGCTGCAAAACTACTTTATTACTGGCTATCCTTAGTGGTGTCACGAGCGATACGTCTATTACTATAGTTCATTCTATAATTATTGATGAAACCTACAGAACTGATATATTCCAAAACATGTAGAAGTTTCTAACATACAATCATGACATGAATAATTGGTCCAAGTCCAGTAGCCAATAGATGGTACCTACAAGGAGTACTGAACCATGCTTTTGCATTTTCTTGGTTGCAATAACTTCCAGGAATGAATAAATGAGTTTCTCAGTCATCAAGTTTTAGAGTGCTTAAATCTATCAGTTACTCAGAAACAAGAAATTTGGACTACTTTAACTTGGAAGACTTGTGAGGTGAATAGATAATAGGAAACTTGGACCACGAATGATAACTGGCCAATTTGAAGGGGCAAACAAGGGAATTGCTCAAGAGTAGAGTGCTGGTGATTGTTGCCAGGAGCGGATGTAAAAGACCACTTTCTTCTCTCTATCGTCTGGACATTTTAATTTACATAATTTTGTAATTAGAAGGTCGTCATctcattttttttgttaatatgatcttaatttttctttatttgtatTAGCCTTTTCCTAATGGGCAGTTAGATTTTTAGGCTTCTGTGTCTTTTATTTTGAGTCctaggtttttttttaaaaccccCCCACCCCAcatacacacacaaaaaaacGCACGCACAGTAGGTGTTTTTCCCCAAAAAGACTCCTCTCTAACCTGCCCTCTTCATCTTTAATCAGCTTCTTACTCTTACTCACTGttaatttttcatatatattgcCATGATTGTGAACCTTGTGATTTTTTGCTTCTGTTGTATTCTTGTTGTACAATCTTTCAGATATGGTGTTAGCAAACAAAATGCAGCATTCAATGCGGAGCTTTGCGATATATACGGCAAGTAAGTAGTAAGCTGTTTGGTCAATTATAAAGTTTAATAACCAGTTTGTTTGTATGTGCAGACATGTTTTCAAATATTTCCCAGCTAACAAAAAATCGGTTTTCTATTGTTTATGTGGATCAATGTGTTTTCACATGTAGAGTTATGATAAGTAAATAATGCTTTGTGGGTTTCAACAAATGAAAGCCTATCCAATCCATTCAACGTGCATGCAAAGTCAATAAGATTAGAGAATTGATAacgatatttaaaaaaaatttcaaatcctTTTTGTTTATCATTCTGCTTTCAATTTTAGATTTGTATTGGCTGTCCTTCCTCCTGGAGGTGAAGATCTCAAAGGTGATGAAGTTGAGACCataattaaattcaaacaaTCCTTGGGCATTGATGACCCAGAGGCGGCATCAGTACACATGGAGGTACGATTGTTTGTGATTCTTGATTTTAATGGAAGAACAATAATAATTGTGGCTTTACTTTACTCTGGAGATTATTTGTTTGAAGTGTTTTTATCATGATTTCTCAGATTGGTAAGCGGATTACCAGGCAAAGACTTGAAACAGGGGATCGTGATGCTGATGTGGATCAACGTCGGGTGGGATGTTATTTTGATAGTctttgatattatatatttcgTCTGGTAGGACACAGTGATTTGAGcttgtatatattttatgtttCTGCTGCAGGCATTTCAGAAGCTGTTATACGTGTCAAATCTTGTGTTTGGACAAGCATCAGGTTTCCTGTTACCCTGGAAACGCGTGCTCAAGGTCACTGATGCCCAGGTATTTATGCATTGTAAGGCTTTCCCGTGATGTTTTCTTGACATATTTGACCTGAAGTTTTCTAGTGTTTTCTTTGGGTAACTGTGGATAAAATTGAAGTTGATGGTTCTGTAAATCCAATGCTCCATTTTAGAATTTCTTTAGTCTTCAAATTACCTTTTCTGTCAGGTTGAGGTTGCTATTCGGGATAACGCCCAGAGACTCTATGCTTTCAGATTTAAATCGATTACACAAGGTAATACCCATTACATGGTTGTTTAATGCACCCCACAAGTTTCTTGGTGTCATTTTTTGTTTATAGAAAATCTTGTTAGATTTATTTCTTATGGTTGGTCTTGAAATGTTTTCTAGCAAAATTTTGCATGTTTTTGCATTTCAATTCAATTATTTAACTTGTATTTAGGCTTCTGCGTTGACAGATAACCAAGAATAAGTATGtggaaaaatgtaattttttttcacTGTGATGCATCTTAAAGCGACTTGAACTGTTAATCGGGTAATGCACCGCTTTAGATGTCCTGCATTTAAGCTGAATGTTGTTGAGATGTAAGTTTTTTGCTTAGATTGATTCATGTAGATTCCATCTGGCAGATTTTGCTTccaatatgtgtatatgatatctTACTTATTATTGTATAATTAATACTTTAGTAAATTCGTCGCTACATTCTACACTTGACTAATGAGTAGTAGTAGGTTGACTAATGCAACTTATTTATGTGTCTTTATGTTTGCTAGATCTTAGTGTGAGTCAGTTGATCAGCCTCAGAGAAGCTCAACTTCTATATCGACTTTCAGATGAGGTAAATAGACAAAAATATTCTGGGAACCAAATAGCATATGTATCCatcagatttttatttttattgccACTGGCCATACTGTTGAATATATAAGATTGAGAAGAGACGTACTGTGCCTGTCTTTCAATGGTGATTCTTTTTTCCCCAGCTTGCTGCAGACATCTTTAGTGAGCATACACGAAAGCTTGTGGAGCAAAATATATCAACAGCTCTCAATCTATTGAAGTCAAGAACTAAATCCGGGTATGAAACTATTATGCTTCAATATTGAAACTATAGCAATTTGCGACTTGTTTAAGTTTGTTTTAGTCCCTTGTAGTTGCCTTGGTGCAGGTGTTGAGACTTGGTTCTGTGATTCATTTGTAATTCATTAGCCTGTGTAAATTATGTTTTCTTTGTTGGTTATGGAGATAAAGTTAAAATAAGCACTATAAGACCTTCTAACAAGTGAAAATTTATTGTTACATGTTATGAGCAGAAACCTTGAAGTTGAATGACTCGTGCTTAAATTATTATAAGACAGCAAAGCCTTGGTGGGTTTAAAATGTAAATCAGTTGATTTGGCAGAGTTTGGTCTTATCAAGATTTCAAAGATTTGTTTGAAAAATATAACCTAATAATAGAGCCTTATCCTCGTACTGACAGCCTGCAGTTCGTTAATCTATTTTTTAATGCTGTTTGTGTAACTATAGTTTGTCTTTTTCCCCACTTTGTTTTGTCAGCAGTAAACAGTCCCACAATGTTTACATTCTTTGTAATATGAATGCCTAACAAGCTGTGTATGTTTTACAGGAATCGTGTTATCGATGAACTTGACAAGATTCTGGCATTTAATAATCTCCTAATTTCTCTCAAGAGCCATCCGGATTCTAGTCGCTTTGCTAGGGGTGTTGGGCCTGTGTCGTTAGTAGGTATTATTACTGAGCAATTTCGAATCCCTCATTCATCTTGGTTTGAATACTCTTTAGGCTCTCTGATACTATCTTCTTGAAGATTATTTGGGCGTATTTCCTATATGTAGTTGTCAGTTAAAGCTTTGTTTTTTCTTGAGTTAGGTGGGGAGGATGATGGTGACAGAAAAATCGATGACTTAAAGCTTTTGTACAGAGAATATGTGACCGATGCTTTGGCGGGGGGACTCATGGAAGAAAAAAAGGTTCTGACCGACATGTTTTCATCACTttctaaatatttatttatttaattattttatttactgAAATGTTGTAAACTATCATTCAAGTTATGCAGCATAATACTTTCCTAGTAACTTATGGTTGTGGACTCTGTGATATGTACGGTCTACCCCATTTTAGTGTTGAACTGTTCACTTATTACAACCTCGAGTGGGTAAAGACGCTTAAATTTCTGATTGTCGTGGGTTGTTGGGCGGTATCCTACAATATACTTATATAGGGGAGTTCTATTAAGTGTGTACGTATGTTGAAGAGTTTCAGCTCAGTGGATCATTGATTGAAAGAAAACTGACGCTTTTGGTTATTGTtacatttattttattgtgaatattcaacattcaccaccatattatttttatgtatttctttacaatgagataCCTTGTTGCTTATGCCTACGCCTATGCCTAATGGTATTTGTGCTGTTAGAGACTAAATATGTTAAATACTTAATATCTCTATCAGCTAAACTTTGTCGAGCTTACCTGTTTTCTGTTTTTAATcctacatttaaaaaaaaaaaaaaattggtactGACTTCATTCTATTGTTTTTATTGTAGCTTGCTGCACTTAATCAGTTAAGGAATATATTTGGTTTAGGAAGGCGAGAAGCAGAGTCAATTGCTATGGAAGTTACCTCCCAAGTATATCGCAAACGGCTTCAGCAAGCAGTGTCAAGTGGCACCTTGGCCGCTGCTGCTAGTAAAGCAGCCTATCTTCAAAATCTATGTGAAGAGTTACACTTTGATCCACATAAGGCCGTAGAGATTCACGAAGGTTCAGTTTAAATTATGAGGGATAACATTTATATTGTGTTGGAAGCTTTTTTCTGTGTAGTCTTTAAGTATTTATATTTGTTCGGTGTTTCAACGAGTTACTAATTGTGTACTACATTTTGTTCCTGAAAGTATCACTTTTTATTGGTCAGAAATTTACCGAAAAAGACTTCAGCAATTGGTAGCTGACAAAGGTGAACTCAGTGATCAGGATGCTGGAAACATTAGAGAAGATACAGATTAGTTTATGCATTCCAAAAGAAACTATTGATGCAATTCATGCTGATATCTGTGGCAGTTTGTTTGAGAAGGTAACATTGTTATTTTCTGTCAGTTCTTTTATGTTTATAAATTGGGAGGCTGGCGAAGAGTTTAATCCTTTTTTTTGTAAGATGTTAAAATTcaccaaaaattgaaaattaaagaCCACTTCTAGCCAGGTCTTACAACCCCACCAGTAATAAATACTTGCCAATGGTTGCATCCTAGTGTGTTTATTTGGCAAAAACACAATAGTGGTTATTTGGTCAATTTCTAGATATATAACATAATTATAGTTCGTGGGTCCTAATTTAGGATTTAGTACGCCTGCCCCTCTATCAAACTAATGTTTGCATCCTAACTCCTAAATATTTAGAACGCCCCTCTGTCAAACGAATGGTTGCATCCTAAACATACATAAGAACTTTACATTTTCAATTTGTCTAAGAGTGGAGAAACTTTTCTAATAAAAAGTTTTCTGAAAAgctattttgtttaaaatagtagtattttttgtaattaaaaaaaacataaatgtcAAATTCCAGAAATATTGCTTTTTACTAATTAGGCACTGTTTCTGCTTTTACAAAAAACTTAAAAAACCATGCTTAACATAGTAATTTCTTTATGCCAAGTGCTTCTACATTCGAAATTTGATTCAAAGCTAAATGCGTAGGTACTTGATGCATTTATCTCTCATTTGACAAAATCTACTCTTATGTCGCATTTGAATTGATGAATTTCGGAGCAAACTTAGGCTGCATTTTGAGGTGATGGTTTTAAATTCATGGATTTCGTAACGAAACAACAGATCaaatcttaaaaataatttatttatttatacattaGTTATACAAAGTAGAATGAATTTTAATGAAAACTTTATTGAATGAAcgtgaaatatattttaattaacatgaaatactaTATACACATGTAAGAATTGAATTCGAAGTTTATGGTTTTACTTTCCTTgataacaaaaatacatttgaaattcataaatcCAAATGCAACCTTATGTTTAGCCCATGGAATACAGGGGATTTGTTCATAATAATGAATTTGTGTTCACtttgtaaaataatttatgTGTCTTGAAAAAGGTTTCTCACCTGTGTAATATTCTTGAATCAATACTTGCTCTTATCTCCTCATAGATGTGAATCTTTTTCACATATTATTATCACCATCTACTGCGATATACATTTTTGCTTCAGGCCCACCCCAATAGGTCTCGAGTTCTTATTTTTTATCGTCGTCCATAAAGAATCACAACCTTTGAGGTGGTGGTGTTAggtgattataattataattactaGGTCATTTAATTGGTTGTCCAATCACTTCAACAGGTCGTCAAGGAGGCAATTGCTGCCGGAGTCGATGGCTACGATGCAGAGATCCAAAAGTCTGTCAGAAAAGCTGCTTTTGGTTTGCGTTTAACCAGGGAGGTTGCTATGTCTCTTGCTAGCAAGGCAGTAAGTGCCCAATGAACCAATACATTATTATCCTATAGAATCTATGGAATCCTAGATGGAGCTCTTTTGGCTCTGATCATCTTTATTTGGTCTATCAGCCATGTGGTCGGCTACTGATTTAATTGGGGGGCTTATTCTATACTCAATAAGTTTCTACGAAACTTGTGATGCCATTGATTTGATTAATCCGAATAGTAATGTTATTGGTTGTGCGCAGGTCCGTAAGATTTTCGTAAGCTACATTCAGCGAGCAAGGGCAGCTGGAAGTCGTACTGAATCAGCGAAGGAACTCAAGAAAATGATTGCTTTCAATAGCTTGGTTGTGACTGAACTGGTTGCTGATATCAAAGGTGAATCAGCTGATACAACACCTGAAGAACCTACCAAGACAGAAGAACTACAGATGGAGGATGAGGAGGAATGGGATTCCTTACAGTCGCTCCGGAAAGCAAGACCCAGCAAGGATACTAAAGGGAAACCAGTCCAGACGGAGATAAACCTGAGAGATGACCTCCAAGAAAGGGATAGAGCCGACCTTTACAAAACGTACTTGCTATTTTGTCTTACTGGTCAAGTGACCAGGATTCCTTTTGGTGCCCAAATCACCACAAAGAAGGATGATTCTGAGTATGTTTTGCTTAACCAACTTGGTGGCTTACTTGGGATGTCAGACAAGGAGATCGTGGAAGTGCATAGGAGCTTAGCGGAGCAAGCTTTCAGGCAAGAAGCTGAGGTAATTTTAGCTGATGGACAGTTGACTAAAGCTAGGATGGAGCAGCTAGACGTGTTGCAGAAGAATGTTGGCTTGCCACCTCAGTAtgctaaaaatatcataaaaagcATAACTACTACGAAATTGTCCGCAGCTCTTGAAACTGCTGTAGGTCGGGGGAGACTAAACATTAAGGAAATCCGAGATCTCAAAGAAAATGGAGTCGACGTAGATACCATGATATCAAAAAGTTTACGAGAGTCCCTCTACAAAAAAACTGTGGACGATATCTTTTCGGCTGGTACCGGAGAGTTTGATGAAGAGGAACTGTATCAGAAAATCCCGAAAGATCTCAACATTGATCCTGAGAAAGCCAAAGGAGTTGTTCTCGAGCTTGCTCGCACTAGATTATCAAACTCGCTCATTCAGGCGGTGGCACTATTAAGACAAAGAAACCATTCCGGTGTGGTACGTACTAGTTCTAATTTTTTCTCCAATTCTTAATTGATACGTAAAAGGTGTAAAAACCGTTGCCCATTATTTTGTGTGGACTTTCAGGTTAATTCCCTCAACAACATGTTAGGATGTGACAAAGCGGTCCCTTCCACTCCCTTATCATGGGAGGTGCTGGAGGAACTAGCAGATTTATTTCTCGTGTTTATTAAAAGCGACCCTGCCGATGAAAAACGATCCCGGTTACAGTATCTGCTGAACATCAGTGATTCAACTGCAGAAGCTTTAGAAGCCATGAAAGATAAAGGATCTCCAAATGAGAAGGCCGAGGAAGAGTTTGTGTTCTAAAAATGTTTGTTTTAGCCAATTTGAGTTCGATTTGAACAATTTTGTCATAGATTTGCACGGAAAGGTAAGCAAAGGCATTCTTAAGTTGAGTGAAACTTACCTTTGAAGGTGTCGAATAGGATTTTCTTTGATGTACTACAAGAGGACTGATTCTTAAATATGAGTGGAGTTAGGGGTGAATCCTAATTAACCCTTGAATTATTCAAATACTGTTtaagataaaaatatatatattatattaaacagTGCAATAAATTTTGCTATCTATATTGCCACTCTTAATTTTTCCTCTGGTTTTGGCTTTAtctattatacatatatatcatctATACTTCTATATTATGTTAAAATTACTGAACCTATCAGATTAACTAATTTTTCTATTACATGTGACACCAAAACTTTTTCCAAGTTTGCCATTATATCATCACGTTGATATCATGGCAACGTCACATCAAAAATGACCAAAATCGTAAAATAAACAAAGATAACGAGTTAAAAAAATGGATAACATAgatgataaaaatatcaaagaaataagaaataattatataagATCAAAAAACtacaatttttcatattttttaatcacaaatataaaaaaaataaaaatttgaaatgataaatggaaataaaaaaaaaacaaatctaTGTTGAAAATGATGTATATCAGAGAAGATAAAACCGTATAGGCATTAGCTTGGGTTGCTAATGCATGTTATCCACTAAAcaatgagtatgtctcttgtgagacggtctcacgaatctttatctgtgagacgtgtcaactctaccgatattcacaataaaaagcatTTGTCATGTCTTTGTACTTTATTACTTAGGTTTCTAATTTGTAAATATCTAGACGACTAGAGATGTAACACTTTTGATTCTAAATAAAAGATATTACAAAATTAGTCATTGTTAATTTTGTTCTAATAGGTAACGGGGAGGAAAATTCAAATGTAAAAGCTtacttcatatttttttaattgattgCAATAACTAATttcttgatatttttgaaattttatcgGTACTCAAGCAGTCAAGCTGCGGAAAATATCATTGGGAAAACATTtaaatagtttttttaaaaaatgagaaCGTCTAACGAGTCATTCAATATTTGTACTGCTCGGCTCGTGAATGAGATAGTGAATGATACTCAATATAAGCATGAGAAATCAATATATTTAGATAAGATAATACTGCATGACATTAATATTTCGTAGAACTTAAGTCAAATATTGGATTGgacaaaagaaaaatgtataatcaATCGATGTCTTTATATTAGGTTGAAAGATTACGCAGCGACTTAATTACTCTAAAGTCAAAGAAAGAGAACGAAAGTGTCCATACCAGCGACCATGTTTTgattattcttaatttttttgattaacgaaatattttcaacatataTTTCCTATTGTGCTTAAATTTCTTGGAAATGCAGTATGAACAATCATCCtcttcaaaattaaaatgataaaaaaaaaagaaattcaactttatgtttatttttcaaaaaataaacattCTCCTATAGAAAGGTGTCTTGTTAAATAACTAGTTAATTGCTATGCGAACCCACCTTGGCTGCGAAATCTAGctacacaaaaaaaaatttgtgatatacatattttatttgggtcattcataaaaaattattaatttttttgtcaaaattattatttattattgttaatttttatgtcaaaactattacttattattgtaaacATGAGCAGACTTGATCTGATTCTTTATTCGCTGACGTCCATCTCATAAAAAAGACATACTAAACTAGCTATAAGAcgattatttaataaaataaatcaagatTTTATATAAAAGAGAAATAAGAACTTTCGCATGAATTTAATATGACAAGTAGAATTGAAAGCCTTGCATCATGATGTCATGAAGTTCGTTATTAAGGCTGACGACTTATGATTGGACAAatttacgatttaaaatatatggTGGAAACAATTCCACAACaataagttttattttttaaagacTTTTGGTGGAGTAGTGGTTACAGAAGCCAAGATTCCATTTGCATTTCTTAACTTGCATTATTACCTTTTATTCTAATATTTGTTAAAGAAGAAGACCCATTTTCATTGCGagaaaaatttgtgtgagatagttttacaggtcgtattttatgagacggatatcttatttgggtcatcaatgaaaaaagtattactttttatgctaagaatattattttttattgtgaatatcggtagggttgacccgtctcacagataaagattcgtaagaccgtcttacaagataCCTACTCCCCAAGGCCATTATATCCAATTAAGTTACATTCATATTTTTACATTAACGTTTGATTCGTGTGCTAAAATGACGAAGGATGTAAATCGATAACAAAATGATGTATGGACTCTAATCATTTGTTTTAAAATTGAGTCAAACTTTGAATGAAATAAAgatatataatcatttaatgtCTTCTCTTTTGTACCGAACATTACATTTTGATCTAGATTTTTATAGTTTTCTCATGAGTATGACCTCATGTATCAaatataataattcaagaggaaaaacaaaaaaaagccTGCATATATATTTTTCTGCACGAACTGTATAGGACCGAGCGCTGATATTaatgatacaactcaaatattttaaaccataTAACATACTTTTCAATTGCTCTACTAGcaaagacaattattgcattTCAACAAATTGTTTTGACGTCAATGGATTCTTGTTCCTAATTTTAAACcctatgaaaatatatatatttcactAACTCAAATGACGGAATTCAAAATCGTCGCTAGCAGCTTTTTTTTCGTGCGATCTGTGGATAAAAATTTCTTAGTATAATTTTCGAGctacatataaattttaattacgTGCAATAATTGACTAGATCAACGTGCACAAGTACTATATGGTTATCTTATTATGTATATATGTACTAAACCAATATAAAGTCAATTTCGACAAAACCTCAACCTAACCCGATCTCTTTATTCAACTTCATTGTCTAACTTATTCCACGCCATCTTTAATTCTTTTTCCTGTGTCattagtttatttatttattaatttttagcaTTATAAAAGTCACCAATCAAATCCAAAATTAATTTCTTAGCTTTTCTACGTGTTGTGTGCAATTAGTCAAATGGATTTTGGCAGGCACGCATGCATCGTTAGGTACCCGTCAAATACAATTAATATAGGCACGTGGAAGGATCCAAAAATTTTACCAGTCGAAACAATTTAAACTCGTATGATTTGAAAGCCAAgcttacatattttttttaaaaaaagttttgtCTAGCTACATTTGACCTCGCTTGTCATGGTAAAAAAGACGGGTTGAGTTaagattttaataatttatttggaaATGAATCAAAATAGGTTAATCTGTTTGAGTTATGAGTTAAGACGGGTTCGGCCTGGTTAGTCCGACATTTATGGTCTTTActtcatatattaatttattgtaATTTTAGTTTTTAATTGTCTTTGTCTTTGAGTTTGTGTTGTGTAAAAGATATTAAGAGTTTCGGTTTAGTCATTAGATAAATCCTAATTGAAGTAGGCTACacaagagttgtataaatcaaaatcttttagtgaatTATTTCACTGAGTGGAAGAACTGAGAGACATAAAATAGTATTGATTTCGAACTTCCATATAACTTGTTCTTTATTTTCACTCACTTAACTCATGTCGGTTTCCATATAACTTGATgacatttatttatattaataatagtaCTTTAATAAAACTAGTAT from the Primulina tabacum isolate GXHZ01 chromosome 8, ASM2559414v2, whole genome shotgun sequence genome contains:
- the LOC142553382 gene encoding LOW QUALITY PROTEIN: protein TIC110, chloroplastic-like (The sequence of the model RefSeq protein was modified relative to this genomic sequence to represent the inferred CDS: deleted 1 base in 1 codon), whose translation is MNSSIIHTATNPSSPSTTTLLPPHFICTPFPLRQCKTHFRRRRYRICVTRSSSQPPVTVVKPDVFGDKRELTGVQSLVEAMSPPIRIASSALIFAAAVAAGYGLGIRFGGSRNSGIGGAVVLGAAGAGAAFALNSCVPEVAAASLHNYVVGCDDPGALKKEDVEAIANKYGVSKQNAAFNAELCDIYGKFVLAVLPPGGEDLKGDEVETIIKFKQSLGIDDPEAASVHMEIGKRITRQRLETGDRDADVDQRRAFQKLLYVSNLVFGQASGFLLPWKRVLKVTDAQVEVAIRDNAQRLYAFRFKSITQDLSVSQLISLREAQLLYRLSDELAADIFSEHTRKLVEQNISTALNLLKSRTKSGNRVIDELDKILAFNNLLISLKSHPDSSRFARGVGPVSLVGGEDDGDRKIDDLKLLYREYVTDALAGGLMEEKKLAALNQLRNIFGLGRREAESIAMEVTSQVYRKRLQQAVSSGTLAAAASKAAYLQNLCEELHFDPHKAVEIHEEIYRKRLQQLVADKGELSDQDLETLEKIQISLCIPKETIDAIHADICGSLFEKVVKEAIAAGVDGYDAEIQKSVRKAAFGLRLTREVAMSLASKAVRKIFVSYIQRARAAGSRTESAKELKKMIAFNSLVVTELVADIKGESADTTPEEPTKTEELQMEDEEEWDSLQSLRKARPSKDTKGKPVQTEINLRDDLQERDRADLYKTYLLFCLTGQVTRIPFGAQITTKKDDSEYVLLNQLGGLLGMSDKEIVEVHRSLAEQAFRQEAEVILADGQLTKARMEQLDVLQKNVGLPPQYAKNIIKSITTTKLSAALETAVGRGRLNIKEIRDLKENGVDVDTMISKSLRESLYKKTVDDIFSAGTGEFDEEELYQKIPKDLNIDPEKAKGVVLELARTRLSNSLIQAVALLRQRNHSGVVNSLNNMLGCDKAVPSTPLSWEVLEELADLFLVFIKSDPADEKRSRLQYLLNISDSTAEALEAMKDKGSPNEKAEEEFVF